One segment of Pyrococcus sp. ST04 DNA contains the following:
- a CDS encoding DUF366 family protein — MELLIVRDRKINYDGSAIKSHWAYRNFGILGDSLVVFRGKCNVKVEEMVDIEDLRMRKEIKSDDMVHYIVELFWGTDIFLASSLQKLLIARLGELLRAKGVAVVRKGDDLFVEGKKLSISIATISPVSIKIHIGLNVTSKGVPRDVSAIGLEEIGINVDEFMEESGKALVEEVLKVKKDAMKVRWVS, encoded by the coding sequence ATGGAATTGTTAATAGTCAGGGATAGAAAGATTAACTATGATGGCTCAGCAATTAAAAGCCACTGGGCGTACAGGAATTTTGGTATTCTTGGCGATTCCTTAGTTGTTTTTAGAGGAAAATGCAATGTTAAGGTTGAGGAAATGGTTGATATAGAGGATCTTAGGATGCGGAAGGAAATAAAGTCTGACGACATGGTTCATTATATAGTGGAGCTATTCTGGGGTACTGATATTTTCCTGGCATCCTCCCTTCAAAAATTGCTCATTGCTAGGTTAGGAGAGCTGTTGAGGGCAAAAGGAGTGGCAGTTGTTAGGAAAGGTGATGATCTGTTCGTTGAAGGTAAAAAGCTCAGCATATCCATTGCCACAATATCTCCCGTTAGTATAAAGATTCACATCGGCCTGAACGTTACTAGTAAGGGAGTTCCCAGGGATGTTAGTGCTATAGGGCTTGAAGAAATTGGAATTAATGTTGACGAGTTTATGGAAGAGAGTGGAAAAGCTTTAGTGGAAGAAGTACTGAAAGTGAAGA
- a CDS encoding DUF2139 domain-containing protein translates to MKILENLEYRYPPRYGPEWGSGGIYGLRYHNGTLYFTLAFEGEAHFITEDSHKKYEFELVGPRPTSGGDTYNAVEVVDEFIYFGGWVHAPAKFRGKEHGNATIDFSHKHSHVHEYDTENGRIRLVWKESYKHPEQWVGEVSDILYNPYKDELLLAREDGHVNLGVYSLDRRSGKVERLNDKPSAKGCQVHDIAYFGIGKNYTKGLEEIHAYDMVSGKWERFSLGGSVDGGAYLHPHLGAMASIYNRAFAFVRGGLFVGNPYNDEHFTFVRLFDFYTFYAPFRINALPIGGGVLIAFNSHHDTYYRPRTEGEKEYYEFTNTIIGPSVLVYFAPPIVKIVGVFGARITSLEKVGGKILVATSNTPNVGALDATPFDTGWRDIVILEERDLNKKPPSVRFSVPLSFIAKAKELGAGVFGGIPLDGYSNARLILRVSGDNTLRIYEYDLTLPLREAEEEKYDLKVGRNVIDLRAFSGIVSFELEKSDPKGFAIIEMW, encoded by the coding sequence ATGAAGATTCTCGAAAATCTTGAATATAGGTATCCACCTCGCTATGGTCCAGAATGGGGAAGTGGCGGAATATATGGTCTAAGGTATCACAATGGAACCTTGTACTTCACTTTGGCATTTGAAGGAGAAGCCCACTTTATTACTGAGGATTCTCACAAGAAATATGAGTTTGAACTAGTAGGTCCAAGACCTACTTCTGGAGGAGACACATACAACGCCGTGGAAGTTGTCGATGAGTTTATATATTTCGGTGGATGGGTGCATGCACCTGCGAAATTCCGAGGAAAAGAGCATGGAAATGCCACCATAGACTTCTCTCATAAGCATTCACATGTTCATGAGTATGACACCGAGAATGGAAGGATAAGACTAGTATGGAAGGAATCATATAAACATCCAGAGCAGTGGGTTGGGGAAGTAAGTGACATACTGTATAATCCCTACAAGGATGAGCTTCTCCTAGCGAGAGAAGATGGGCATGTAAATCTTGGTGTTTACTCTCTCGATAGAAGAAGTGGAAAGGTGGAGAGACTCAACGATAAACCAAGTGCTAAAGGTTGTCAGGTTCACGATATTGCATACTTTGGAATTGGAAAGAACTACACAAAGGGACTTGAGGAAATTCATGCGTATGACATGGTCTCGGGCAAGTGGGAGAGGTTTTCTTTAGGAGGTAGTGTTGATGGCGGAGCATATCTCCATCCACACCTTGGAGCGATGGCTTCCATTTATAACAGGGCTTTTGCTTTTGTGCGAGGTGGTTTATTCGTTGGAAATCCATACAATGATGAGCACTTTACCTTCGTTAGATTGTTTGACTTCTATACATTCTACGCCCCATTCAGGATAAATGCTCTTCCTATAGGAGGAGGTGTGCTTATAGCCTTCAACTCCCACCATGATACATATTACAGGCCAAGAACTGAGGGGGAGAAGGAATATTATGAGTTCACGAACACCATAATTGGGCCGAGTGTCTTGGTATACTTCGCCCCACCGATAGTTAAGATAGTTGGAGTTTTTGGGGCGAGGATAACATCTCTAGAAAAGGTTGGAGGGAAGATTCTAGTCGCAACAAGCAACACTCCAAACGTTGGCGCATTGGATGCTACGCCCTTTGATACTGGGTGGAGGGATATCGTTATTCTTGAGGAGAGGGATTTAAATAAGAAACCTCCATCAGTTAGGTTCTCTGTTCCCTTAAGCTTCATCGCAAAGGCCAAAGAGCTTGGTGCTGGTGTCTTTGGAGGAATTCCACTGGATGGGTATTCAAACGCTAGGCTCATACTGAGGGTATCTGGAGATAACACCTTAAGGATTTATGAGTATGACCTAACGCTTCCCTTGAGGGAGGCTGAAGAGGAGAAGTATGATCTGAAAGTTGGAAGAAACGTCATTGATCTGAGGGCATTTTCTGGGATAGTTTCTTTTGAGCTTGAGAAAAGCGATCCAAAAGGGTTCGCTATAATAGAGATGTGGTGA